One segment of Antennarius striatus isolate MH-2024 chromosome 5, ASM4005453v1, whole genome shotgun sequence DNA contains the following:
- the fbxo2 gene encoding F-box only protein 2 yields MSRNLLKNPYGEEELEFWDLTENGGSQWKVEDMPGDCGFDFCIDGVTKYFATSFELCLKRQVIDLLAEGFSVDQLDAQPSVMVEDWYCGRTDCGCTYQMTTCLLDENHEVIQEFKPEEVTLDPDSDDCSWKQISHTFSDYGPGLRLISFEHGGHDTKFWDGWFGVRVTGSSITVDA; encoded by the exons ATGTCCAGAAACCTCTTGAAGAATCCCTACGGAGAAG aGGAGCTGGAATTCTGGGACCTCACGGAGAACGGAGGGAGTCAGTGGAAGGTGGAGGACATGCCAGGAGACTGTGGCTTCGACTTCTGCATCGATGGAGTGACCAAATACTTTGCAACTTCTTTTGA GTTGTGTTTGAAGAGACAGGTGATCGACTTGTTGGCAGAGGGTTTCTCTGTTGATCAGCTGGACGCTCAGCCTTCTGTGATGGTGGAGGACTG GTACTGCGGGAGGACGGATTGCGGCTGTACCTATCAGATGACCACGTGTCTGCTGGATGAGAATCACGAGGTCATACAAGAGTTCAAACCTGAGGAGGTGACTCTGGACCCCGACAGTGACGACTGCTCGTGGAAGCAG ATCAGCCACACATTTTCCGATTACGGCCCCGGATTGCGTCTCATCTCCTTCGAACACGGAGGACACGACACCAAGTTCTGGGACGGGTGGTTTGGGGTCCGGGTCACCGGGAGCTCCATCACTGTCGACGCCTGa